Genomic DNA from Punica granatum isolate Tunisia-2019 unplaced genomic scaffold, ASM765513v2 Contig00122, whole genome shotgun sequence:
AAGTTCAGTTTTATGACAGTCGGACCCATTGAAAAGCTGATACATTTGCAGCTGCTAACTGTGATAATTTAATGCACCAAATAATCACGGACATTAATGTCTTTTCACATGAGTGCTGCACAATATTAATCATTTTCCGTCTGACAATGTTCTCAAGTTATGAGAGAGACATGACCCCCGGGAGGGGGGAGGAGGGGGGGAGCTGTGGGGAAGCCAAAAGCTCCATGCAAATGGCCGGTCACCTTCTCCAGACTTAATAGCAGTTCATGATTTGCAGAGAATTGTAAATCAAGATACTGGCAAGTGGTACCAGAACCAATTCAGTTCAAACTTATGCATTAATCGGGAGGGGAAGAAAATTGACTTGCCTGCATCATGTGCCACTCTTCAAATTCATCAAATATTTCAAGCCTTTCAATCCTAAGGAGAGCATCAAGGATGTTATTCAACCGACCAAAACTTATAATAGTAGCTCTCTGAATACAGTATCAGCTTTCAGAAAAATCAGAGGCAAAAGGATTGAAAACCATGACAGTATCGTGGGATACAATACACAGCACAAAAAGCACCTCCAAATattctaaaaagaaaataaaagtaggAGGTTATATCCGTCCTAATTCTTAACATCCgaaaaaaagtcaaagttACGCTTTTGCGGAAACACGGCATCAGCACAGATTATTTTCAGATTCCTGATCTTCTATTGTCAAAATAGAAGAATGCCTTTGAAGTGATTATTGCTTTACATCCACGAATAGTCTTTTTCAACATCCACCAAAAGGGCAGAAGCAATTCTCACAGCCCCCTCAAGAAACAACTACCTTGTGGATtatcatttcacaaatggTTCCCATGTAAAAGTGATTCtacgaaaaaaataattcctaTCTAAAGTTGAGCAAGATCAGCACTGTCAGCGCAATCTTTGCCGCAGGTTTTTAGCACAAAGATTGTTCTATGTCTAATCAAAAGTCAAGACAAGTTATTACTGAAAATAATTCATCACTTGCTCAATTCATTTATTAAGAAAGTTTGATTCCTGATAACAAACAGCAAGTTTGATTCTCCATGACATCAAATCTACTTAAAGTAGAAGATTCCATAGACATTAAGGTCAcaatttaaaacttttattCGTCTCGAGCAAGTAGCCTCATTGTCAAATTCAAACCGATGTACAGAGAACTTTAACTGACTACATCCAGTTCTTgcgtttatttaaaaattgatcAGCTATCTGTGGAAACAAATCTATGAATGAAGAGACAAGAAAACTTCCACTTAATCAAtctaaaatttgatttgacaCATGTATAGTGGGGACATATTGCTGGAGATTATTTTTCGTCTTTCTTTTTGAGCATCTTCTTTGTATGTAGTCTTTGCACCTTCTCAGCATTTCTTAAAAAAGCAACAAAGTGCTACACAAAACCATCTAATCAtctccattaaaaaaaaaaatcatctaaTCATGCACCGATCTAATAATTCATTCTTCACAAGAGAGATGCATATCCATTTATCAGAAATCCCATATGCTGGTCGACAATATTGTACAAATTGGCCAATCTGTTTGAAGGTGCTCTACTAGTCTCTCATACTATTTTAGGTTGATGCTAAATAAGCCTTTTTCAGCTTACCAAAAATACACAATATtacattatatttaaaatggGTAGGATATTATAATTTTGGGCTAGTGGGTTCATGCTTCTTATgttccattttcctttttaataaaGGGTATGAGTTATTCTGAAATTGTTCATTGCGCATGTATAAATGAGCGACTGCACTATTgccaagaaagaaaacaaaaacaaaaatgaaagaCTTCCACAGCTTATGGACAACAAACCTGCGCCTTTCTTGGGCTTCAATGAAACTGCTGTAGACTTTCAGCATGTCCCACGCAGTGGCCCGCTAAATTCCAATATATgcaatcaaaagaaaattattaattttaataacaCGGTACTGACTTCGGCCAATATCAATAATCCAGATGAGCTTCGACACGAGCTTCAACACAACCAGAAAACAATTGATCGACAAATTCAGCTTCCatgaaaaaatgtaaactCTTAAGAGTAAAAAGGTCAAAATGCACTCTCCACTGAAAGATCTTACTCAGACAACCGCAAGCTAAACAAATTGTATTCCAATATACTGCATCGAATTTAGGTCTTCTTAAACTTTATGACATCTCTAGCCACAGTACATGAATGGATATGATTAGATGTGGTAAGCGTATGCATCATGATCATGAAAGAGTTAAAGcataatcaaaagaaaaaaaaaaagattaatattAGAAAAGTCAAGTCATGCCATATATTCACCTGCCATCCCTGATCAAGAAAGAGTTTTTCCTTTGCTAATAAAGTTGGTGTAGCATATATACCAAGGAGAGCACAGCCTCTACTCTGCGATCAAAGAAGAGATCTTGGATATATTGACTTATAAAATCATAAGCTCATCAGGAAGACAGTTATGAAATCTTAATGTACTGTTTTCTGAAAACACAATTGTTTTCAGGAATATCTTTTATATTATCATTCCATTGtcataccaaaaaaaaaaaaaccaaatatACTAATTTGATCACTCTAGTGCAAAGTTTCATTGATTTCCCCTTGAAAAAGGTTGCCATGAAAACCATTATCCAATCTCAAATCAATAGTCAAACAGACAATATCACTTCTACAAGAATGAAATTGGACTTTCCTAGACCCAGAAGACTCAAGAAAAATGGGTGGGAAGCCACTGGGAGTGGGATAGTGGACTTCATGGAACATAAAAGGAGAGGCAAAGGAAGATGGAGAATAATATCAAGAACAGGGCAGAGAGCTAGAGTTCCACGAGCACAAAAGTTGACTGGGACCAATTATATTTTCTGAGTAAGGGTGATGAAGAATTTaggtacaaaataaaagtgaaGCTGATGAATGCTCTGGGATGTCACAAATCATAGTCTCTAGTTCCAACTACGGTTTAAGGTGCGGTTCAACATGATGACACTCCAAGGAAAATGCTTTTTTTGCTTCTAGTAACTGCCTCCAAGGTATACCCAAAGTTTATAGATACCACTCTATTATAGTCCCACACAACCTCTGATCTGTTCAGAAAATCTTTATGTTTCCATCTGAGGCATGTTAGGGTGAACCAAAGGTGAGAACTATGCTCAGGATATCTTTATGTTTGAACTGATGCATGTCAGTTTAAATCAAAGGTAAGAACTATATTTTGATCTGTTGAAAATATCTTTAAGTTCCATCAGCCTCTACAATGAATCAGAAGAAACAGCAGTAGATCCTTTCTGTAgtaacaaaaattcaaaaaaccTTTTTCACTGATGGGCAGCTACGCCCTCTAATTGGGTAGAGTAAGAAAAGGAAGTAGATTCTTTCCAGAACTTGACCATGGCAGCTTTCTCTTAACATTTAACCTAGAAAGAACCCAAAAAAATCATGTCCAGGAGTAGGACATtgtaattttcataatttagaAAATGGTTTGTGCCCGTTGAGCTTCTTTGACAAAGACAAACAACCTTGCACATTAATGAGGTACATAGGCCACTATCAACTTCTATAAGGTTTTCCTTTGTTAATACCAGCAGATTAATATCAATGCTCAAATGATTCTATCTgccaaaaggaaaatgaaacatAACAGGGACAAGAGTGTACCTCCAAGTTTCTAATCatttgcaacccaaaagcATCATCTGGATGGATCTGTAACGGAGAGCAACGGAAAAAGTGAACCATTTTAAAACAATAGAAACAGAAGAGAAGATGTGGCATAACAAGGAAGGAGGTAGAAACCTTGACCTCCAAAAGTTGTATATAACAACAAATGAAACTGCTCATAGAATAACAAtaaccaccaccaccaccaaatAGAGATTGAGCGATGGAAAGGACCTGCTCATATAGGAAAAATACTGCTGTTGAGAATTTTTTTGAGGCCCAACCAATGATTGAATGGCTTGAATCTGGTTCCAAGTATATCAAGACACATTCTGCAATTATAAATGTTGGCAAGCTGACAACAACGTCAGAATTTAGTGGCCAAATAATTTCCATGACAGAACTACAGCTTAATATGTGACAAAAAAGATATTAGTAATAGACGACGAGAAAGAACAATACGACTAAAGTATTTCATCCTGAACTATAGAAGACTGCTGCACACAATCATGAATGATTGAACACAGAGATCAGACAATGTTTAGCGTATGTACTAAGGAAATTTAGTGATAAGTCCATACCTGGGGTCCATATCAGCAAATGCTATAATATCATCCAACCCTTTTATGTCCCGCAGATCAACAGGGAGCAGCCTGTAATCATCACTTGTCACTTCTCCTTTCTCTACAAATTCAAAGCTCATACAGTCAGAACTTGCAAGTTATAATCAACATGCTAATTTCAGGGGCATAGTTAAATAATAACAAGAAGAAATGCGGCAATTAAAACGGCTATTGCATAAATACAGACATATTATGGAAGAATGCATGTCTATGGGAAATCACATCATTTTCTGGACAGGAACCTGTTTTCGTTTATTGTTCATGCGTTACTAGCATTGCTGGGCAAGAAGTAACTTCTGTAAGAGCTAAAATTCTCTTCTCAGAGTTTCTCTTATTTCTTGTTACCCATCTTTATCAGACACACCAATCTCTACTTTGGTAACCCTTGAGCAAGACAGTTGAATGTCAACTaattatgattataattttctcGCGAAAAATGTGAAACAGTGAAGAagattgaaaaggaaaagagggtTGACAAAGCTGGAGACAGAAGTGTACATAATATAAACATCGTTCTCTTGTCAACCTATCCACCATGCAGACAATGATCGCCTCgatattttctcatatttgGTAGTTGGAAGATCCAACACTCGAGAATATTATTTAGCCTCAAAGTTCTAATAGGTCCCCTCAGAACAGTAACATAAGCTCCATTTAGTATGCACCAAAACACCTGTGAACCACAATGGAGTCCTCAAAAATGGTCATATCGTTATAAGATATTTGGGTAACAAGGCTTCGGTAGTAACTTCGGTACAAGAATTTGTGCTCGAAAATAACCCTAAAAAAGCTATCTATTGGCATCTTAAAACCTCAAAAATAGAGACTATGAAGAAAGTCAACTCAGAGCTTACATAAATTTCCTTTTAAATAATCAATATGCATCTTCTCAGTAAACTGTGGCAAGATATGTAAAGCACACCTCACGTTCTCTGCATCAATACCACACTTGTACAAGCCTCTGTGATAAATTCATACCaagttgattttaaaattcatatgGACCAGAAGAGGTGGCATTTATGAAACTGAAATAgctaatcatgcatttgagcATTCAGACAACAAAAGCTGAATAATTCACCTCGTGATATAGATGCCATTGTTCCAAGTTTCTCCCTTAACTGGCTGGAGGTCTCAATAATGGCAGCCTTCTTACTTGTTACCTGAGGGGAAAATATTATCCGGCGTAAGAGGTGAAACACTTAATGAAACAACAACCTCTCAATCAGTCGCCGGTGTTTTGATTTTGTCAACAAAAAGCCACGCAAAACATGGCCAAGTCCAGCTAAACTAGCCTCTTTACGAAGTACCGAAGGGTGGCCACAGCATGTTGAATGAAGACTCGCAGAGGATGGATGTTCAAGATAGGAAATTAACAATAATATAGTAGGTATTATTCCATTAACATGCTATCATCAATATTGAGTTCAGTATAAATTAGTCAACAACTGCCAGTAGGCTGAGACTAGTGTGCTCCTTTCAAATGCTATCAGTGCATTCATTCACATTATTTAACGAGAGGAAAAAGCTCAATTTTACATCCAGTATAGCAGACGTGATTCAATAAATTCAAGTTTTTGTGCCAGAGCATTTACAGGTAAGAAAGTAACATTGACAGTGAAATTTTTGTATCAAACCTCCTTAAAATCCAATTCCACGTATAAATGTGGGGCTCTGCCCTCATCCTGCCAAGAGAAAAGATATAAGATTCCAATAACATCAAATTGTATTCATTCATCCATTCATCAATAGCCAAACATGAATAAAGTAAAACCACATAGTTTCTCCTTTTTGAATATCCAAATAACTCATGAAGGGTTACCAACCCACATTTAGATAATTTATATGAGAAATTATCCACACTTCCTGCCTAATCTATCTTTTAAAAACAGTGCTGTAATCCCCATCCACTTCTAAACCCAGATTCTGTTGATAAAATTAAGAGTAATCATCAAGCAGCCCCAAGCATCCCCAAGGCACCACTTAAATCACCATAAAACTATGTAGGCttacatttttcttaaatcagCTAATCTACGAAAGGGTCAATGATATACAACAGAACCTCTGGAGGGGAAAGCAAACAAAAAGATGAGGCTAACTTCATGAAGAAAAACGTCAATATAAATTCTTTAAGAAATAATAGACAGGACTCAGGCACCTTTAACTGAAAGTACATTGTATCAAAGCCAGCTCCAAGTGACAATATCTGCTTCTTCAAGGGAATCTTTTCTTCAGTTTCAGAATCAAGAAACTGATATAAAAGCTTTCTTAGAGCTGCCCAGCGTGCGAAGTAACCTCAAGAACCCAAAGCAAAAGTGAAATACTTATGTCATTTATGAGCAGAAGGAGAGGCAGTAATTCATCAAAATGTACAATTGTGTGCTTTGGCTTATTCTACAAATAATTCATCAAAGCTTACCTCGATTTATTATTGGGGATCTTCTTACAGGTCTTCTCACAAATAAATGAATGTAATCATCCTTCATGTAGCCCTTTTTGACGCAGGACCTGTAGTAGTAAAAGAGCATCTGAGTCCACCAAAAGATTGATAGCACTATCATATATAATTAGTATTACCATCATTATATAAAAGGCCAGATGTGCAACTAGGAGCATGGAATTAAAAGACAGTATGCAAATGTTCCTTGCATCTGAAAATGGGGGGTGGGCGATTATGGCAGtatttctttaaataaatttgtttCTAATATTTGAAAACAACTTCCAACTGTTTTCCTGAAGCTGTTTTGACAGACTAGTGTTTCCTTTAGAACATGCTTCCTTTATAAACTCAGTTCTATAAGCAAATTCTAAAAGTAACTTTCgggtttttttaaaatgaaaaaccaACAACTCACCACCCCTCCAATGTGGCCATTGATGACCACAAGCACCTCCAGCGACGGGTTCACTTATCACCCACATTTACCAGCGGCAGGTCAACAACCACTTGTTGGATTTATGCTGGTTTTaggaaaacaattttcaaaattgacAGCAGGGACGATAAGGActaaaaattactttaacaAAATTCCCAAAGGTAATTGCAAACACAAGTTTATAGAAGAATGACTTTTGTTTTCAGATTTACTCCAGAGGTTTCGTAGTATTTTGTTTCTGACATAGTCAACCATCAGATGGCAAATTTTAACTAGACaaagaaatatttaaaaaaaagtcaaattcattggaagaaaaaaaaaagatgttttTATTTAGCTATACAAGATaaatttggctccaaagcTAACTCTCTTCACTAATAATTCCAGCAAACGCAGGTTTAACACGATCCAACTGACATATCATAACTGGAAATAAGTATCCAAATACTAAGAGTTAAGTAAAGACATTAACCCAAGTTTCGACAATCAGAGAAAGCAGCTAAGAAACAGAGGCATGAGTTTCACAAGCAATCAGAATCAGAGTCATGGACTTCACAAACAGTTCACACTCAATGGCCTCACATCCATAGAATCCTCCTGTCCCAATTCCACATTTCAAGGGAGTCAGTTTTTCACTCTTATTTTCCTTTGTGAGCCTCCGCCATGGATAAAGGAGCTTCATTGATTACTTTGGAAAGATtataaaggaaagaaaaaccACGATTAACACAGAAATTTCAGGAAATCAGGCGTCCGAATTGAATTCAGACAAATCGGCAACAACACCAGCAAACACGAATGAGAAAGATGATTCATTCGGTCAATCGATTCCATCGCAATAATCGTTCAATCAGTAAGCACGACTTGAGCGTCCCGAACAGCAGCACGGGTGACTGATCATTGAATGCCATGACAAGGTGACCAATTGAAGAATCGAAGAAATGGAAATGGGAACagagggaggggaggggagaggAAGGAATGGCACGCACAGCTTGCTGGCCGAGGCGTCGTCGTTGGTCGCCTGAACCGCCGCTCTGTTGCTCCGCGAATCGGACACTGTGTTCGACAtctccgtctctctctctctctctctcacaggGACTGGGAAGGAAACCAAGGAACGACGCCGCGCTTCGCTCGGCCGCCTCCGACGAACAGCGAGAGATTACTTCGACCAGACCCCCAAGAAACGCCGTTTCTCTGATTCGCGGTGAGtgctcaattttattttattttccttattctACCACGGTACGCGATTCTTGTATACGGTGATAGTACAATTGATCTTAGCCATTGAATCCTTCAACTTTGAATCAAGGCCGTTCATAATCTACATATTTTTGTCAGTTTTgatcattgttatcagaactggACCGGACTGGCCGGTTCAACCGGTCGGATCGAAAACCGGACCTATGATCGGTCCGGTCCGCTTAAAaccgaaaatgcataaaaaaaatcgatgaATCCAAAAACCGATTGGTTTTTACATGAACCCATCAAACCCATTCGAACCGGTTGGTTCATGGGTTCATAAATTTTAAACGGAATTCGACCCGAAATCATTCCGTCCCGACCCGAGCGAATTATAGAATGCAGAGTTGAATTGAAATCTGGAAAAAATTGGAAATCCTACCCTAGTCGTCTTCTTCCCGAGTTCCTCTTCGACTTTTCCTTCTGCTGTTCTTCTTCATCAGTTCATCTTCAGAGTTcgttcttcttccttttgctCTGATTCTTTTGATTTCTGAATCCGTCAGCGACCGATCGCTCTTctgattcttcttctccttcgaaACTCCCTCGACCCAAGTGGAAATTGCAGAGTTGAATCGCGAAAACCCtactcatcttcttccttctaTTCTTCATCAGTTCATCTTCGAGATTCTTCCTATTGTTCTTCATCAGTTCTTCGCTCCTATGATTCTTCTCCTTCGAGCAGCAGAGTCAACCCTTACTGGAGAATCAAGCGGCAGAGTCGACCCATTTTGGTTCGAGcttcctctccctcttctCCTTTGCTTGTGGTTGCGGTGACAAATTGAGGCATTGGTTGGTTGATTTTACTGATAATATACGGTCTCGGATAGATGATTTGTGTATATATTCCACAATAAATGAAACTTAGCTGATTTTGCTGATATTATGGTATTCTACAGTTAGTCACGGTTGGCATATAAACGAAATTGTTGGCATCAAATTGGTGGTTGGTTGATGCAATCTGGTGACTCGGTgctttggatattttcaagttCTGGTTTGCATTTTTAGATGGAAACATATCTATAGCACATTCAAATCTCACAGACTTATTCTTATGACGAGCATCTGTGTCTGTGATGGAAATGCCGTGTGAAAGTGGAGTTGCAAAGTTGTCTGGCACTTTCTTGTGATACTTGTGAGGCATATCAACCGAAATTGGTAAAAGGAACTGCTTCGAGCCAACCATTATCCATTAGTTGAACTAAGTCAGTCCCACATGCATTGCCCTGACAGTTTGCTGTTTCTAAATGCTGAAGCATTGATGGTTGGTTTTTGCATGGTGACTTGCTATTGCTGAGGCATTGGTAGTTGGTTTTGAAAATGTTGTCCTTTATTGGTCTTTACTTTTCGAGCTATCGCTTAGTCGCCCTTTATTGGTCTTTATTGCCCCGTTTTTCTTAATGTGGAgcttgaaatatttttttttttcatcattatatGTTGCTAGTTAGACAATGAATTCTACTGGTGCTAGCAACAGCAACACACCTACTCCTACGCCACGTACTAGAGAATCCACCCCGAGTTCTTCTACTCCAAAAGCCATAAATAGAGGAAAATCTGATCCGGCATGGGCACATTGCAAGGAAGTACCGTCAGCAAATGGAATGAAAGGGCTGCTAtgcttatatttttttggacacatattaattattatctaataaatattacttttttgtattatatatatatatttttaaataatatttttttatttattttataattaaacatgcGGTCTGATCCATCAAATTCCCGGTCAAACCCATGCCTCGGCCGGTTCGATGTCTGGTCTGGTTATGATAACACTGGTTTTTATCCTTCACATTTTGCTTTTCACATTTTGTTTTTGCGTTTTATGCCCGTAATACTATCAAGCTCTTCCGGATCCCCTTTGCTACATATACCAATCACATTCCGCCACGTCTAACTACTAAACCAAATTCATAAACCGTTTAATATCTAAACCGCATCAACCTGGTTTAAGAGTTTGCCAAAAAGAAGATAACTCGGCGagagaaaaaaacaatttaagaaaagggaaaatagcACCCTAGCATGGGATTAGGCCATTTTCACCTCTTAGCACTTCTTTTGAAATTGACACGACATTGTACAAATCTTCATTTCCCTCTCAAATCTAATACGCCGTTTGAATTCCACCAAAAAGACTAACGACGAGCTGAGATGGCATTTAAAGTGGGCATTCCTTGTACAGGTGTATGCGCCACgtagaaaatataatatgatattaaaatatataaaaaaaaagagggagatAGATTGAGGGAGGGGCTCCACTGATTTGCCTAGATTAGCAAGGTCGTCCAGGACTGGCGACATCTCCGAGGGAAGGGAGTGTTGCCAACTAGAGGAGGATCCCCTTTCCCGATTCGCCCTTGAGAAAACAGAGGAGTGGTAGATCAAGGGAAGGGACTTCATCTTGCGTCCCCACCACAGCGACCTCATTGTAGGTGGCCAACGGCAGGAGCCCTCTCCCCCAATTTGTCACCCAAAAAACAAAGGGGTGATAGATCAACGCCTCCCCCCAATCGATTCGTATCGAAGGACTTGTAAAAAGGGCTTGTGACAGATCACCTGTGTGCATCAAAATCGGAATGGGAACCCCTCGGCCCCCCAGGCGACCTCACCTAAGGGGAGCTATCGATGGGGGGGACTCTCCCCTCCCCCAGTAATGGCCCctcctttttatattttatatttttatttttaatattatattttccatGTGAGGACTTGTGAATAGAGGGCCCACCTTGAATAGCAGCTCAACCTGGCATTAGTCTTTTTGACGAAGCTTAAACGGGGTACTAGATTTGAAAGGTGACTAGCGATTTGTGCTATGTCGTGCCAATTTCAAACGACGTTCTAAGggattttattttcccttaAGAAAAATGTTTTGATCATTAAATATGGTCTGAACTCACTTTAAGAGTAGCCAACAATGGTCTTCGATGATGCATTTTTTGACTAGGACGTACAACTTCGCCGACATGTGTGCGTGTCATCGTTTatcatatttcattatacATACTCTTATGAATCATGGTAATGTTAATGACTTTCGTTTGCAAATGGTCCCTGTCATTCACGACAGCAACATCTAATGACCATCGACGACATTAGATGATAATTCTACATTCACAGTTGTTGCATATTTCATCTGCTCAAGATGATAATTCTCGCATTTCCAATTCAGGTTCTTTTGTCAAAAAGGTACTTCCATAACTTTCATTACATTTTCTCAACTTAATTCACATAACATCCTAATATTTCATCATCCTTAACGTAAAAGAGGCTCGATTCCACCTGCCAAGAGTGACATCGATATCGAGGAGTGGTCATTGACTTTGCTAACATGAATTTTCAACATGATTCACCTTTCTTCGGCTTCCCCCAACAAGGCAACTAGCTCCTCCTACGTGTCCAGAACTCATTAAGAGGCGGAAGGAATCTTGCGAAGGGCTTTGTCAACTAAGCTAACCGCGCAAACTGATTCTATGGACTCCGCAAAGCTTCTTCAAGTTGCTTACTAGCACAACATCAAAGTTTATGGCTGAGCTTTCATGATAGACTCCATTTTATACTCGACTCCCTTCGGTTAGTTAAAAATGAAAGGAATCAAGCCAACTCTAGCATGAGACAGCATGACACGAAGATGGAGAAGATAAAGAAGCTCTCAGAGGCATTTGAGGCTGATAGACTTCACCGATTTCGACTCATGGAGCATCAAGGGTGGTTAGCAGTCAAGCTAGAGACAGTGCTTACACAAGCAAAGACACTTAAAATGCAACTTGGCGACTGTGACAAATGGATCAAAGAATCGTTCAACACCTAGAGGACTGTACTCCCAATTTTGGAGATAGGTGTTGCAGAGCTGGACACCCTCAGTTAACAGGATCTTGTACTGAAAATGAAGCGTGTTGCAACCCTTCAAAAGATGTTAATGTTAAAGTTGAATGGGCAACTTGGTTGTAGTGTCTCCCTTTACCATGAGTTCATCAAATTTCCTTATTACTTTTTACAACCCTTATAGATGCTATTTGCTTAGGTTTTATTTCTAGAACTATGACTAGATTTCCCTTTCACGGTCTCTTGAGCCACTTGCATATTTGATTCTTGCTATTggttaataaatttatttttcctcccAAATCCATACTCTCCCACATGGTATGATA
This window encodes:
- the LOC116190095 gene encoding leucine carboxyl methyltransferase 1 homolog, whose protein sequence is MSNTVSDSRSNRAAVQATNDDASASKLSCVKKGYMKDDYIHLFVRRPVRRSPIINRGYFARWAALRKLLYQFLDSETEEKIPLKKQILSLGAGFDTMYFQLKDEGRAPHLYVELDFKEVTSKKAAIIETSSQLREKLGTMASISREKGEVTSDDYRLLPVDLRDIKGLDDIIAFADMDPSLPTFIIAECVLIYLEPDSSHSIIGWASKKFSTAVFFLYEQIHPDDAFGLQMIRNLESRGCALLGIYATPTLLAKEKLFLDQGWQRATAWDMLKVYSSFIEAQERRRIERLEIFDEFEEWHMMQEHYCVAYAIVDAMGLFKDFGSQQISILAQALSKQHLRESTPRMLRGNGRTKQIWKCHS